CGTCGCCGAAGCCGGCAAACAGCGTGGCGGAAGACGAGGCCGGCGTGGCCGTCGCGGTGACGCCCGTCGTGGTGCTCTTGGCATTGATGGCTTCGGCCAGCGTGCGCGCGCTGTTGGTCGTGCTGTCGGTGGCAATGGCCGTGCCGTTGATGGTCAGCGAACCGTTGCTGATGCCGTCGCGGGCGATGCCCGACGCCAAGGTCGTGCCGGCCAGGCCGAAGCCACCGGACACGCTGCCGAACTGGAAGGAAATGGTGGTCTTGGCGCCGGTGCCGATCGTCGACTTGCTGCTGGCGACGCCGGGCGTCGTCAAGGTCTGGCTCTGGGCCAGTTGCGAGACATTGATCTTGTAGTTGCCGGCCACGGCCTTGGCGCTGGCGGAGGCGGACAGCACGTCCGCGTTGCTGGCAGTGGCGGACAGGGCCTTGAAGTCGGCCGCCTTCGTCAGGCCGCCGAGCGAGGACTGGAACACGCCCACGGCGCCGCTGAGCGAGCCATAGGCGCTCAGCTTGGCCTGGTACGAGGCCGTCCTCTGGTCATACTTCGCCAGCGGTGCGGCTTCCACCTGCATCAGCTGGGACACGATGGTATTGACGTCCAACATGCCGCCGGACGCTGAGACTCCTGAAGTTGCCACGGCTTGCTCCTGAGAAAGCGATAATATAAGTCTTTATCGGCAGAATCAAACGCAACTTGAGAGGGGAAAACAGGTGTCAGTTTCGGCGAATGCCAGGCTGGCAAGAAAGAGGGGCGCCGCCCCGGGGCAGGGCGGCGCGAGCAGCGGGCAGACTGCGTACGTCAGACGGCGTGGCGAACCAGCAAACCTTTGAAGCCGTCCAGTGATTTGGAGATGCGCAGCGCTTCCTCGGAAGGATATTGCCGCACGACTTCCTTGGTCGTGAGATCGACCAGTTTGACGACAGTGCGCTTGCTGTCCTCGTCGATGGAAAACTCGAGGCTTTGCGAACTGCCCTGGATGGACGCGTTCAGCTTGCCGACCGCGTCCTGCAGCTCGTCCATGGACGCCGGGGCATCCTTGGCCGTGACGGGATTGACGGTCGCCGTCGGCGTGGCCGGCGGCCGCGTGGCCGTTGCCGGCGCGGTTGTCGGGCCATTGTCGCTGGCCAGCAAATTGCCCCTGACGCCGGCCAGCGAACCTAGCGAATCGATAGTCATGGTGGGCTCCTATAAACGGAAAAAGTTCCCCGTCTGGAAAACCAGGCGGGGAACCGTTTTACTGCCTTAATTGCCGGGCGATTAGCCGCGCAGCAGGCTCAGCACGCCGTTCGGCAGCGAGTTCGCCTGGGCCAGCATCGCGGTACCGGCCTGCTGCAGGATCTGGCCGCGGGTCATGCTTGCGGTTTCTGCGGCGAAGTCGGTGTCGACGATACGGCTCTTCGATGCGGACAGGTTCTCGGTCGTTGCCGACAGGTTCGAGATGGCCGACGAGAAGCGCGACTGCAGAGCACCGTAGGCGGCGCGCTGGGTGTTCACGCTGGCCAGGGCGGCATCGGCGATCTTGATGGCCTTCTGGGCGTTCTCGAAGTTCGTCACGTCCAGTTCGGCAACCGAGTTCAGTTTCGACGACTGGGCCGTGGTGGCGCCAGCTGCGGCACCAACGCCCAGGCCGGTACCGGCGTCGGTCACGGAGAAGCTGTTTTCGGAGTCGAACGTCACGCTGCCATTGGCGACAGCAGGACCACCGCCCGCAACTGCCGTGGCAGCGCTCAGCGTCTTGTCGGTTTTGTACGCGGCTACGTCGAACGTCGTTGCGGCCGTGTTCTTGTTGTCGACTTCGATGGTTTCACCCGAAGCGTGCGACAGCTTGATACCGCCGTTCTTCTGGTCGTATTCAGCCGTGATGCCGGTCTTGGCGGACTGCGAATTGATGGCGTTGATGCCCGACGCGTAGTCGCTGGCATTCGAACCGGTACCGCCGACCGTGAAGTTAATCGCCACGGCGTTGGTCTTGTTGTCACCCTTCAGCTCGAAGCTGACCGCTTCGCCGCCGGTCATCTTCAGGTTGACTTCGGTCTTGGCCGAGGCGGTGACGCCCGTGTCGGCGGTCTGCTTGTTGATGTTGGCAGCGATGGTCTTGGCCGAATCGCCCGCCTGGGTCGTGATTTTCTTCGTGCCACGGCCACCGGAAATCGTTACATCGGCGCTGACCGAGGTGTTTGTCGCGGCGGTGACTGCCTGGTCGTTTTCCACACGGTTGTTACCGTACGTGCTGGTCAGGAAGTTCGCGCCGTTGGCGGAGATCAGCTGGTTGGCGTCGGCGCCAACCTGGAAATTCGCCGTACCCATCGAGCCGTCCAGCAGCGCCTGGCCGTTGAACGTGGTGGTTTGTGCGATACGGTTCAGTTCCGAGCCCAGCTGGGTAACTTCGGTCTGCAGGGCCTGGCGGTCGGAAGACGAGTTCGATGCGTTCGACGACTGCACGGCCAGTTCACGGATACGCTGCAGGATGTCGCCGGACGAGGACAGTGCGCCTTCGGCCGTTTGTGCCATCGACACGCCGTCGTTGGCGTTACGGGTGGCTTGCGTCATGCCGCGGATCTGCGAGTTCATACGATCGGAGATCGCCAGGCCAGCCGCGTCGTCCTTGGCGCTGTTGATACGCAGACCGGAGGACAGACGCTGCAGCGAGGTGGACAGGGCGGATGCGGACGAGCTCAGGTTGCGCTGCGAGTTCAGGGATGCGACGTTGGTGTTGATTACGGATGCCATGGTATTTCTCCAAAACTTGTACTGCTGTAGGTGGCGATTTGCTCTTTCACTTTGGCCCGTCTCGCTGTTCCGTGACGTTCAAGCCGCTGTTGTAACTGGTAACGGTTGCCCCACGGGAAGCTTTAGGGGTTTTTTGAGAGAAATTTTGAGGGTTGCCACTCGGGCATGAGGGCGGGGTGCGCCTTGGCGGCAGTGTTGGCGGGAACTTGAGGGCGAAATAAATTATTTTTTCACAGAAATTATTGAAAATTGCGGCTGCGGGGGACGAGTAACAAGGCTCCGTGCACCCAAAAGCGCAGGGCTGGGGTCGGACCCGCCGGGTCCGACCCCGGGTTCTGGTCTGAGTTGAAAGTTCGCCAATGGCTCGCTGACCTGTACGGATCGGTCTGCCGCAGGCGCAAAAAAGCCCGCACTTGGCGGGCTTGTCTGTGATGCATGGGCAGGCTGTTTATTCCGCGACCACCACACGGTTCTTGCCGGTCTTCTTCGCTGTATACATGGCCTGGTCGGCACGCTTGACGAGTTCCGTCTGGTCCTCGTGTGGCCGGCGCAGGGCGACGCCGGCCGAGAACGTGATCAGTACCTTCTCGTTCTCGTGCATGAAGAAATGGCGCGTCAGTTCGCGCTGCAGGCGCGTCATCGTTGCCACGGCCGCGTCCACCGTCGTTTCCGGCAGCATGATCAGGAATTCCTCGCCGCCGAAGCGGGCGATCACGTCCATCGAGCGCAGGGTTTCCTTGACGATCTTGACGAGGTGCTTCAGCGCGCCGTCGCCAGCGATGTGGCCGTAGGTGTCGTTCAGCTTCTTGAAGTCGTCCAGGTCCAGCACGGCAATGCACAGCGGGGTGCCGCGGCGGTCGGCCCGGGCTGTCTCGCGCTCGAAGACGTCGTCCAGGCCGCGGCGGTTCAGGCTGCCCGTCAGCTGGTCTTCGCGCACCAGTTCGCTCATATGCTGCAGCTGCGTTTCCAGCGCGTGGATGCGCGCTTCGGCGTCCTGCACTTCCTGGCGCGCCGTCACCATATTGTCGCGTGCCTTCAGCGCCTCGCCCTGGACGATGCGGGTTTCCTGCAGCACTTCGTCCAGGATGGAGTTCAGCTCGCCGATGTCCTGCGCCTGGCTGATCTTGGCCGAGTAGTTGCCGATCTTTTCGTGGAAATCGCCCGTCGAGGCGGCGACCTGGCCCAGGCGGTCGATAAAGGTCATCATCATGTTTTTGACGGTGACCTTGACGTCGGCCATGCTGTGCTTCAGCTGGCTCTGCTTGTAGATGACGTCCTTCAGGCTGCGGGTGGCCGCCTCCAGCGCGCGCGCATCCAGCGGGCCTTCGATCAGCGCCTGCACGGCATCGACCTGGCCGCGCAGCCACGAGTCGTCGTCCAGCAATTCGCTGACGTTTTCCAGCAGCAGGCGGAACAGGCGCAGCAGCAGTTCCTGCTGTTCGGCCGTGTCGCCGCTCTTCAGTTCGATCTGGTAGCACAGCTGCTTCAGCCGGACGGCGATTTCCGACAGGTCCGCTTCCGTGTGCGCTTCCTTGGTGGCGGCGCCCAGCGATTCGGCCTCGGCGGCCAGCGCCGGCGTCCCCGTCAGCAGGGACGCGACCGCCAGCGTCAAGGTGCGGCTCAGCAGGTCGCGCAGCAGGCGCGTCTGTTCGCCCTCCGGCATTGGCGCCAGCTCGATCCCGCCTGCCTTGCGCAGCGGCCGTTCGGCCAGTTGCGACAGCGTTGCCGCGTAGGCTTCCCAGTCGCGTGCCTTGACGGCGCGGTTGAAGCGGCGGCCGAAGTCGGCCAGCTCGCCGGGCTGTTCCGTCATGCGCGCGGCAAAGCGCGTCAGTACGTTTTCCGGGCCGTTGTCGACGGCCGGGGCGGCAGTGGGGCCGAGCGGTGGCGGCGTCGGAATGCCGGCGATTTCGTTGTAGATGTCGCGGTAGGCTTCCGGCGTGGGCGCAATCCGGCGGATCGCCAGGCGCCGGAACGCTTCGCGTGCAATGTCCGCGGGATTCTGCTCCGCGCTGGCCTGGGTGGTGGATTTGCTGGACATCTTCGCCTGCCGCCTTTACATGTGATAACTGATTGCTTGATTCATACTTGTTGACTGAATCATAGGTTACTGCTGAGCTACCTGAAGCACCGAGGAAAGGGCGGAAGGTGGCTTACTTCTGAGCATTAAGGCTTGCTCAGACATTACTGGTCGAGCAGGCCGTTCTTGATGGCATAGTGCGTCAGCTCGGCGCTGTTCTTCAGCTTCATCTTGACGAGCAGGCGAGCCCGGTACTCGCTGACGGTCTTGACCGACAGCGACAGCTCCTCGGCGATCGCGCCCACGGTCTTGCCGGAGGCGATCATCGTCAGCGTCTGGTATTCGCGATCCGACAAGGTTTCATGGGGGGCAACCTGGTGCTCATCGCCCACGTGGTTGGCCAATTCTTGCGCCAAAGCAGGGCTGATATATTTTAACCCGCTTGCGACTTGCCGTATGGCATTTACCAACTCTTTTGGTGCACTTTGTTTCGTCAGATACCCGGCCGCGCCTGCCTTCAGGGAGCGGATGGCATACTGGTCCTCGCGGTGCATCGACAACATCAGCACGGCCAGGTCGGGCTTTTCCTTCTTGATCTGCTTGAGCACTTCGATACCGCTGCGGTCGGGCATCGAGATGTCCAGCAGTACGACGTGGCAGCCGGACTTGCGGAACAGGCGCAGCGCATCGCTGCCGTTTTCGGCCTCGCCGGAGACGACGATATCCTTGGTATCGGCCAGGATCATTTTCAGGCCTTCGCGCACGATCGCATGGTCGTCCGCGATGAACACCTTGATCACACCTTTCTGGTTCATGCTGGCCTCGGGCTGTTTCGATCTTGCAACATCATGGGGCGCTATTGTAGCCTTGGCGACGTATCTTGATGGCGACAACCGTGCCGCCGCCCTCGGCAGGCGTGACGTGCAGGGTGCCGCCCAGCGCATTGGCGCGTTCGGCCATGCCGCGCAGGCCGAACGACGCCGGCTTGCTGCGGTCGGCAGGGGCGATGCCGCGGCCATTGTCGCTGATCTTCACGCCCAGGTGCTCGCGGCCGCACTGCAGCCGCACCGTCACCTTGCTGGCGCCGGCGTGCTTGGCGATATTGGTCAGCGCTTCCTGCACGATGCGGAACAGGGCGGAGGCCTGGTCCGGATCGAGCTCGATTTCCCTGGCACTGGTGTGGAACTCGCACGCAATCCCGGCCTGCGTGGCAAACTCCTTGACCTGCCAGTCCAGCGCGGCGACGAGGCCGAAGTCCAGGATCGACGGCCGCAGGTCGAGCGTGATGCGGTGGACGGCGTCGATGGTGCGGTCGGCCAGCTGGTCGACATAGGCGGCCTTGTCGTGCAGGGCCCGGTCGTCTTCGGGCAGGCGTGCGGCCAGCATCGCCAGCGCCATCTTGATGGCGGTCAGGTTGCCGCCCAGGTCGTCGTGGATCTCGCGCGCGATGCGGGTGCGTTCCTGCTCCTTGACCTTCTCGATATGCGCGGTCAGCTCCGCCAGGCGGGCGCGGCTGGCGCGTACCTCCAGCTGCTCCTGCTTGCTTTCCGTGATGTTGGTCATGATGCCTTCCCACTGCACGGCGCCGTCCGGCAGGCTGTGGGGCGTGGCGCGCAGGTTGATCCATTTGACATCCTTCCACGCGTCGACCCAGATGCGGCCCTCCCAGTTCCAGCCCCACAGCGTGCCGGCCGAGGACAGCATGGCGTCGAGGTAGGACTGGCGATCGTCCGGCAGCACCAGTTCGAGGAAACGCTCGGGCTGCGCCATCAACTCGGCGGCGGAGAGACCCAGCAGGGCCTGGCAGCCGTCGCTGACGTAAGGGAAGCTGGCATTGCCGTCGGCGTCCAGGTGGAACTGGTAGACCAGCCCTGGCGTGTTCGACACCATTGCCTCGAAGCGGGCCTGGGCGCGCTGCAGGGCGTGGGTGGCGCTGTCGTCGTCGGCGATGGCGAGGAGGGCAGGGGCGTCATCGTGGCGGATCGGCGTCACGTGCAGCGTGACGGGATAGCGCTGGCCGTCCGCGCGGACGAAGTGGGTGTGGATGGCGGCGCTGGTGTCGAGTTCGCTCCGGCCCAGCTGCGGCGCCAGGTCGGGCAGGGTCAGCGTCGTGATATGCGGAGTGGCGTACTGGGTGTTGCGGCAGGCGGCGGGGTTGGCGTCGCGGATGCGCAGGGTGGCGGGATCGAATACGTACAGCTCGGAGCGGGTGGTTTGCCAGACCGCGTCGTGGCAGGAAGGGGCTGTGCTCATAAATGTGTACAATCGTTCCGCATTAGCAGGATGATACGTGAAACGCACTTCCCATGAACAAAGCATTTGTGAAAGAAACCGACCAGGACGACGATGACGACGTCGCCCAGGCCCCGGCGATTCCGGCGGGCTCGAAGAACTACATGACGCCGGCCGGCTACCGGCGCATCAAGGACGAGCTGCTGCAGCTGATCGATGTCGAGCGCCCGGAGGTGGTGAAGGTGGTGCACTGGGCCGCGTCGAACGGCGACCGGTCGGAGAACGGCGACTACATCTACGGCAAGCGGCGCCTGCGCGAAATCGACCGGCGCATCCGCTTCCTGACGAAGCGGCTGGACCTGGCCGAGGTGGTGGACCCGAGCGTCCACCACGGCAGCGACCAGATCTACTTCGGCGCCACCGTCACGTACGCCAACCAGCACGGCGAGGAGAACACGATCACGATCGTCGGCATCGACGAATTCGACCCGCTCAAGGGCAAGGTCAGTTGGATCTCCCCGATCGCCCGCACCATCACGAAGGCCCGCGAGGGCGACACGGTCACCCTGCATACGCCGACCGGCGTGGAGGAGTTGGAGATTCTTGAGGTGAAGTATCCTCAGCCAGAAGGTTGAGACTCATCAGTCATTGGATCTGACGAAGTGGCATGCTGGGCTGCTCCGATCGAGGGAGCGTACGATGCCGCGAAACGCCAGAGTATTCATCGACGACGTGCCTCTACACGTTATTCAACGCGGAAATAACCGTAACGCGTGTTTTTTGGGCACCGAAGACTATGCCCATTACCTGGAATGCTTGCGTACAGCCGCGCGTCGTTGCAAATGCGCGGTCCATGCGTACGTGCTGATGACCAATCACGTACACCTCCTCCTTAGCCCAGCGCGTGCTGCCGACGTACCGGTAATGATGAGCTCTGTGGCGCAGAAGCACGCGCAGTACATCAACTGGCGCTATCGTCGCACGGGGACTGTTTGGGAAGGTCGCTACCGGCCGCGCTTATTCAGAGCGATACGCATCTGCTGATATGCCAGCGCTACGTCGAGCTCAATCCAATGCGGGCCGGAATGGTGACTTACCCGGGCCAATACCCTTGGTCAAGTTATCGCTGCAATGCAGAGGGCCGGCCCAATGACATTATCGAAGGCCATGCACTTTATATGGCACTTGGAGCGGACTTGGCCTCCCGTCAGGCGGCCTACCGACGACTCTTTGATGAACCACTGGCTGAAAGTCAGCTGCAGGATCTACGGCTCGCTACCAACAACAACTTTGCGGTGGGCGACCAAGGCTTCCTGCGTTCGGTGTCAAAGGGCCGCTAACGTGGTTTAACCCGACACCAGAGGCCGGGGTCAGACCCGTCGGGTCTGACCCCAGGGTTTGCTTTCGGGTTGCAACAAGGCCTCCAGTTCGCAGGCCGTCAAAGTCTA
This is a stretch of genomic DNA from Pseudoduganella chitinolytica. It encodes these proteins:
- a CDS encoding flagellar protein FlaG; the encoded protein is MTIDSLGSLAGVRGNLLASDNGPTTAPATATRPPATPTATVNPVTAKDAPASMDELQDAVGKLNASIQGSSQSLEFSIDEDSKRTVVKLVDLTTKEVVRQYPSEEALRISKSLDGFKGLLVRHAV
- a CDS encoding flagellin N-terminal helical domain-containing protein yields the protein MASVINTNVASLNSQRNLSSSASALSTSLQRLSSGLRINSAKDDAAGLAISDRMNSQIRGMTQATRNANDGVSMAQTAEGALSSSGDILQRIRELAVQSSNASNSSSDRQALQTEVTQLGSELNRIAQTTTFNGQALLDGSMGTANFQVGADANQLISANGANFLTSTYGNNRVENDQAVTAATNTSVSADVTISGGRGTKKITTQAGDSAKTIAANINKQTADTGVTASAKTEVNLKMTGGEAVSFELKGDNKTNAVAINFTVGGTGSNASDYASGINAINSQSAKTGITAEYDQKNGGIKLSHASGETIEVDNKNTAATTFDVAAYKTDKTLSAATAVAGGGPAVANGSVTFDSENSFSVTDAGTGLGVGAAAGATTAQSSKLNSVAELDVTNFENAQKAIKIADAALASVNTQRAAYGALQSRFSSAISNLSATTENLSASKSRIVDTDFAAETASMTRGQILQQAGTAMLAQANSLPNGVLSLLRG
- a CDS encoding GGDEF domain-containing protein → MSSKSTTQASAEQNPADIAREAFRRLAIRRIAPTPEAYRDIYNEIAGIPTPPPLGPTAAPAVDNGPENVLTRFAARMTEQPGELADFGRRFNRAVKARDWEAYAATLSQLAERPLRKAGGIELAPMPEGEQTRLLRDLLSRTLTLAVASLLTGTPALAAEAESLGAATKEAHTEADLSEIAVRLKQLCYQIELKSGDTAEQQELLLRLFRLLLENVSELLDDDSWLRGQVDAVQALIEGPLDARALEAATRSLKDVIYKQSQLKHSMADVKVTVKNMMMTFIDRLGQVAASTGDFHEKIGNYSAKISQAQDIGELNSILDEVLQETRIVQGEALKARDNMVTARQEVQDAEARIHALETQLQHMSELVREDQLTGSLNRRGLDDVFERETARADRRGTPLCIAVLDLDDFKKLNDTYGHIAGDGALKHLVKIVKETLRSMDVIARFGGEEFLIMLPETTVDAAVATMTRLQRELTRHFFMHENEKVLITFSAGVALRRPHEDQTELVKRADQAMYTAKKTGKNRVVVAE
- a CDS encoding response regulator, with the protein product MNQKGVIKVFIADDHAIVREGLKMILADTKDIVVSGEAENGSDALRLFRKSGCHVVLLDISMPDRSGIEVLKQIKKEKPDLAVLMLSMHREDQYAIRSLKAGAAGYLTKQSAPKELVNAIRQVASGLKYISPALAQELANHVGDEHQVAPHETLSDREYQTLTMIASGKTVGAIAEELSLSVKTVSEYRARLLVKMKLKNSAELTHYAIKNGLLDQ
- a CDS encoding PAS domain-containing sensor histidine kinase, translated to MSTAPSCHDAVWQTTRSELYVFDPATLRIRDANPAACRNTQYATPHITTLTLPDLAPQLGRSELDTSAAIHTHFVRADGQRYPVTLHVTPIRHDDAPALLAIADDDSATHALQRAQARFEAMVSNTPGLVYQFHLDADGNASFPYVSDGCQALLGLSAAELMAQPERFLELVLPDDRQSYLDAMLSSAGTLWGWNWEGRIWVDAWKDVKWINLRATPHSLPDGAVQWEGIMTNITESKQEQLEVRASRARLAELTAHIEKVKEQERTRIAREIHDDLGGNLTAIKMALAMLAARLPEDDRALHDKAAYVDQLADRTIDAVHRITLDLRPSILDFGLVAALDWQVKEFATQAGIACEFHTSAREIELDPDQASALFRIVQEALTNIAKHAGASKVTVRLQCGREHLGVKISDNGRGIAPADRSKPASFGLRGMAERANALGGTLHVTPAEGGGTVVAIKIRRQGYNSAP
- the greB gene encoding transcription elongation factor GreB, which produces MNKAFVKETDQDDDDDVAQAPAIPAGSKNYMTPAGYRRIKDELLQLIDVERPEVVKVVHWAASNGDRSENGDYIYGKRRLREIDRRIRFLTKRLDLAEVVDPSVHHGSDQIYFGATVTYANQHGEENTITIVGIDEFDPLKGKVSWISPIARTITKAREGDTVTLHTPTGVEELEILEVKYPQPEG
- a CDS encoding transposase yields the protein MPRNARVFIDDVPLHVIQRGNNRNACFLGTEDYAHYLECLRTAARRCKCAVHAYVLMTNHVHLLLSPARAADVPVMMSSVAQKHAQYINWRYRRTGTVWEGRYRPRLFRAIRIC